The DNA region ttttttcctcattccATCCACACACCTTTTGTTTAGGAAGAGTGTAGTCTTTTGCAACGTTGTTATAGTTActttcatgccaataaagcctTATCCTTTTAGTGTGGTATGGAGCTCAATGAAAAATCaatacatcacatcacagaACAGAAAGTTGTCAAAAGAAAGGAGTACACAAACAGAAtatcaaagaactgcagtttgtaGAAATAACTGagaaattttaaaaagaaatgtcctTGAGTGTAAACACAGTTAACTACCAGGCCTGATCTCAGATCAAGGTTTTAGACCACAAAGATCCAGCTTATATCTGAGGAATATTTATCATTTGAAGTTCCAGTTCAAGAATTCTGATCCACACTAAACAAGTTGAGTAGTTGAACTCACAAAAAAGGTCATTATatgaatgaaaagatttgttCTTCAATCCTTTCCATGGTGCACCTACTTTCATTTCCAGCCCAGGAACAAACGAAGGCTTTCCAACAAGCCATACAGCTTTAAGCCATCCCTTATCTGCAGCAGAATCGGGAGCAGTCTCAGATGTGCGTGGAGGACAATAGACCTTTTTGAGATAAATTACATAGAAAAAATGAacatagcaaaaaaaaacactgcatttTGTAAGTATGTGTAAAATTGTAGTGATGTTCACAGAtgaagggttcacatactttcaAGCAACAGTGTATGACACAATGGCAACAGCTGGAAATGAGCATTAAACATTCAGTCCATTATGGcaaaaattacaatttaaaccatttttttaaGGTGATGATGCTTGAGTGAGGAATTGCAGCTTTTGAAATGTAGACACTTTCATGTCAACATACACAAGCACAATTAAAcccaaaacacattaaacaccaAGATCTCAAACATGGCGGattatttcctctcttttctccacaTGGATTAATCCTGTGTACCCACAGTTCAATATCTCCTCTGTGAGACTTTGAATGGTTGTCTCAGCGGCTGCCTCCACCTGAAATGAAACAGACCACCTTATCGTTGTGTCAAGAAACAGATCAAGTGATGTGTGAGGGCTCTTTTAAAGAtagaaaaaagtcaaagtacaGCTATGAAGGCTGTTGTACAAATTGCTCCTGATGACAGGACTGTAAGTGACAGAGCTACTTGGTTTCATTATCAGTTCATTTACTTTAAAGTTCTTCCTGCTGATCAGTTAAGTCTCCATGCTTTGTCAGATCGAGGCCACTGATCAGtttatgctttgtttttttaagaaaggcTTTATACTCTTACTCTTGTTAAGAGGTCGGTATATTGGGCATCTCCCACATTGTCTTTGTCCAGGTTGTCAAAGTTCAAGTACCCAGTGCACAGGACCTTGTAGCACCAAAGCACAATGAAATTAGGAGCAGGTCCTCCTTGGGCCAAGCTGGAGGCCATTATTTCCCCAACAGTCCTAAccaataaacattttcaaataaatgttcatgaTGCTCCATTTCTTCATAACtgctgaaaatataaatatgaaacttttGCATGCCATGTTTGTCTTTAAGCTTAAAAGGTGATCTCCCAAAGTTCTGTTTACAGCATGTGTCTACAACCCGAGGAGGCAGATTGTAGGTCTTAGTGTATTAATTGTAGTTAGTGGTTGCCTGGTTAACCAAATAATGATACCATACActgaaaatgaacatttttttagcCCATACCTGAAATGACCTTTATCTAAATCTGAAAGGGAATAGTTCGGTCTCCCGCCATTTGATCCCTTCTCAAGAATTTCTGTTCAATGCCTGCAATCATTCCTTAAACATGATGAAAAAATAGTTTAAACGGTAAATTTGCTGATAAAATTCCATGAATTCAAtgaaaatatgatgacaaataaGATCTTAAAGGAATAAAGGAATAACactaagaaaataaataagctCAAATTTGAAATGCAGTTTGTCAAATAAGGAGAGAACCTTTACTGCAGTGCACTTTCATAAACATTGGTGACATATAAGAGgctattttaaaaacacctttttcAATCAAAGCAGCACAGGCTGAAAGTTCAGACCTATATGTATCACTACATCCTACATAGAATAATCATGTCACTTATTCACTTGATGAGACATTGGGTCCCATTAAAGATCGGGTAGATGGCTGCATGAGAGCTActcattttatatatttttaaatgatacaattaaaaaaaatcagttcagAATGATGACATGGCTTATTGTTATCTCCGGGCCTTTAGAGCATCTGAAGTAATCTGAGCTGTGAAACCTGAAGATGGCACACTACAGTTTTTCAATGTCTCAGATATCCTTTTCTAAAATCTGAGAAAAGCAACCTACCCACCTACATTACtcgacaaaacaaaaagcttattTTTGGCTTCAAACCGAAGTTGTTAATTGAACATAAAGACGTAAAGAAATAAacttttgtaaaaaagaaagtataacCCAAAAGGATGTTGTGTATAGGTACAGGAACATTAGCTTTAGCGTGAAGGTTTAATGCCGCCCCAGAgaatgtctgcatgtttttttcatgtaactTGAATCTGTTTTTTCCCACAATGATCTATATTTGATAAAATGTTAACCAGTCATATctgttgagctgctgctgcaggagcacacaaacatgtagaGAACATTCAGATTCTTTTGTGTTTAGTATATTCAgtaacaacacaaacagctgtccTAATTGTGTTTAGAAAGCTACAAACTAATTGGGTAAAATCATAACTGTAAAATACAGGTTTCTTGAGACTTCTTAATCCGAGTTGTATCAACAATCTTTCTGATTTAAAGTAAGAATTCAGGTTAAAATGTGTTCCTTAGAAATCTGAATGATTACAGTACATGTCTGTGTTCACTGAGAGTTCAATctacttgtttgttgttgacagAGCGGCTTTGTGTCCCGCTTTGGAGCGAAGCAGGGCTTGGAGAGCCAGGTGAAGAAGGTGTGCTGTTGGACTCTGCTGGCCTTGGCTGTCAGCATCCTGACCTACTGCGTTTGGAAGAGAGTGGTTTAGCCAACACTGCCACCTACCGACCACAACCAGGAACTGTCAGAAACTGAGCGACAGTGTGGAAATGTCTGCAGTGGTTTAAGATGCATCATTTTATCAGTAATCAGTATGTTACCTTCAAACTATCAGTAGAATTCAAACGCCAAACACTGCATGTGATATCTGATGAACACTTTCCTTTCAGCTtgtaatttaatcattttaattattttttagtgtaattatgtatatatatatatatatatatatatatatatatatatatatatatatatatgctctTTGTCTACATCTTAGCAGCTCTTTTATCTACaatgaattaaaataagaacaaaacattgaatGAACCATTTATATCCAGAATCTCCATCATGATCTTACTACTTTTCATTTAAGTCACATTataacagattttaaatgtttgtttacttctgcATTTCTGGCAAAACACCAGCCATGCAACTACACCTTATCTACAGTGTAGAGCCTCTACTCTTATAAATACTTTGACTTCATAGTTACATCTCATTAATCGGAAAGTAGCCTGTGAATACTATTAAACACattaagacttcaaaaaagcagaagaaactTTTATTCACACGAACAGCAGACAGAACACTGAAAACACTTGTTTggaacattacattttaaatggaaGATTTGGACAATTTAAGGTTTAGGCAAGCTCCTCCTCGCCTTCCTCCTCaaactctccctcctcctcggCGGTGGCGTCCTGGTACTGCTGGTACTCTGACACCAGGTCGTTCATGTTGCTCTCTGCCTCGGTGAACTCCATCTCGTCCATACCCTCGCCGGTGTACCAATGGAGGAAAGCTTTGCGCCTGAACATGGCTGTGAACTGCTCAGAGATGTGCTTGAACAGCTCCTGGATGGCTGTGCTGTTGCCGATGAATGTGGCAGCCATCTTGAGGCCACGGGGAGGAATGTCACAGACAGCGGTCTTCACGTTGTTGGGGATCCATTCAACGAAgtggctgctgtttttgttctgcacGTTCAGCATCTGTTCGTCCACCTCCTTCATGGACATGCGGCCACGGAAGACAGCCGCCACTGTCAGGTAGCGGCCGTGACGTGGGTCGCAGGCAGCCATCATGTTCTTGGCGTCGAACATCTGCTGGGTGAGCTCTGGTACAGTGAGGGACCTGTACTGCTGGCTGCCTCGGCTTGTGAGGGGAGCGAAGCCTGGCACGAAGAAGTGCAGACGAGGGAATGGCACCATGTTTACAGCCAGCTTCCTCAGGTCAGCATTGAGCTGTCTGGGGAACCTGAGGCAGGTGGTAACGCCGCTCATGGTGGCAGAGACGAGGTGGTTGAGGTCACCGTAAGTGAGGGTTGTAAGTTTAAGGGTGCGGAAACAGATGGCATACAGAGCCTCGTTGTCAATACAGAAGGTTTCGTCTGTGTTTTCTACAAGCTGGTGGACTGACAGTGTGGCGTTGGAGGGCTCAACGACTGTGTCTGATACTTTGGGTGAGGGCACCACGCTGTAGGTGTTCATAATACGGTCGGGGTTCTCTTCACGGATTTTGCTGATGAGCAGTGTGCCCATCCCAGAGCCAGTACCACCACCAAGAGAGTGTGTGAGCTGGAAGCCCTGCAGGCAGTCACAGCTCTCTGCCTCCTTCCTCACTACATCCAGGACAGAGTCCACCAGCTCTGCACCCCCAAGCTGCAGGTCACTGTCACCGTGGTATGTGCCAGTTGGGTCAATGCCGTGCTCATCACCTCCCAAAActgaaatacaataaaacattttaaacatcttacATTGTTGGCTGATAAAACAAGTGACAGGGGAATGAGTAGGCAGTAATGGCAAGTTGACGCAGGTCATTATGTATtggtttctttcatttttaaagctgaCGTAGCAGTTCTATAGAGGTTGATTCATAAGAGCAGTTGAACGTCACTTCTGGCTCGCCAGAGTGACCACGCCTCCGTTTGGGTGAAAACAAGCCCTGAGAACGTTTCGGCGGtagattagaaaacactggAAGCCATGTGATTAAACGCGATTGCGATGCTTTTtgtacttcaaactattttaaaaacacaatttagtatCGGGTTTTGATTTACAAAGGACACCGGAAGGTAAAagaagagctgtgtgtgtttggactgaaactagagaggattaaagtggTAAATTGTGGGACCTCTGTCATGTTCCTGCTTTAAAGCAGAAGTGAAGTGTGTTAACA from Labrus bergylta chromosome 6, fLabBer1.1, whole genome shotgun sequence includes:
- the LOC109976102 gene encoding tubulin beta-1 chain-like, which produces MFKMFYCISVLGGDEHGIDPTGTYHGDSDLQLGGAELVDSVLDVVRKEAESCDCLQGFQLTHSLGGGTGSGMGTLLISKIREENPDRIMNTYSVVPSPKVSDTVVEPSNATLSVHQLVENTDETFCIDNEALYAICFRTLKLTTLTYGDLNHLVSATMSGVTTCLRFPRQLNADLRKLAVNMVPFPRLHFFVPGFAPLTSRGSQQYRSLTVPELTQQMFDAKNMMAACDPRHGRYLTVAAVFRGRMSMKEVDEQMLNVQNKNSSHFVEWIPNNVKTAVCDIPPRGLKMAATFIGNSTAIQELFKHISEQFTAMFRRKAFLHWYTGEGMDEMEFTEAESNMNDLVSEYQQYQDATAEEEGEFEEEGEEELA